TCGCGGCTCAAGCCGCGCAGCACCGCGTTCTGGTCCGGCACCGTTGCTGCCGGGTTGCAGTTGTATATGAACAGCGCCTTCACCGGCGGATCGAGCTTGCCGTTCAGCAGCTCGCCCAGTTGCGTCATGTTCAGCTCGCGCGTCTGCCACTTCACATCGCCCAGTAAGCGCACGTTGTCCAGCTTTCCCGCGCCGCCATTGCTCAGCGTGTACCCGCCGCCGCGTACTCCGAACTTGCCCAGCAGCGCCGGCATGGCCATCACCGCGGCCATCGCCTGTCCCGCATTTCGGTTGCGCTCCACGCCCCATCCCAGACGCAGCAGCGCGGGCGAGGTTTCCGCCCACTTGTCCGCCAGCGTGCGGATGTCGTCCGCCGGAACACGCGCCGCCGCTGCCGCCCGCTCCAGCGGCCATTCCCGCGCCGCTTCGAGCAAGGTCTCCAGGCCCCGCGCATGTTTTGCGAGGAACTCACGGTCGAAACAGTTCCGCTCTTCCCAATGGCGGATCATGCCCAGCGCCAGCGGCAGATCGGCGCCCGGATACACCGGCAAATGCAGGTCGGCTTCCGCTTCAGAGAAATTCTGGGTCGGGTCCACCGTGGCGATGAACGCGCCGCGCCGCTTGGCCTCGCGCAGGAACGGCACCAGATGGATGTTGCTGGCCTTGGGGTTTGCGCCCCATATCACGATGAAGCGCGCATCGACGAAATCTTCAAACGCCACGCCCGGCATCTTGCCGTACATGCCCAGCGCGACCTCGGTAGCGTGCGCCGCGCACAGCGTGCGCGCCAGCCGCGACGCTCCCAGCCGCGCGAACAGCAGGTCGTCGAGCGTGCCGTCCGTCATCCAGCCGTTCGACCCGCCGTAGTGATAGGGCAGGATGGCTTCGCCGCCCCACACGTGCTTCACGTCAACGAACCTCGCCGCAATCTCGGCAATCGCCGCGTCCCACGTGATGCGCTCGAACGTCCCCGAGCCCTTGGGCCCGGTGCGCCGCATGGGATAGAGCAACCGTTCGCCG
This DNA window, taken from Terriglobales bacterium, encodes the following:
- a CDS encoding molybdopterin-dependent oxidoreductase, whose translation is MPETLKTTCPLDCPDTCALGVTVEDGKITSIGAADGHPVTGGFICSKVRRFGERVYSGERLLYPMRRTGPKGSGTFERITWDAAIAEIAARFVDVKHVWGGEAILPYHYGGSNGWMTDGTLDDLLFARLGASRLARTLCAAHATEVALGMYGKMPGVAFEDFVDARFIVIWGANPKASNIHLVPFLREAKRRGAFIATVDPTQNFSEAEADLHLPVYPGADLPLALGMIRHWEERNCFDREFLAKHARGLETLLEAAREWPLERAAAAARVPADDIRTLADKWAETSPALLRLGWGVERNRNAGQAMAAVMAMPALLGKFGVRGGGYTLSNGGAGKLDNVRLLGDVKWQTRELNMTQLGELLNGKLDPPVKALFIYNCNPAATVPDQNAVLRGLSR